atgatatatatatttttgatatataaacaaattttattgacaTCCCGAAAGGCACAGCCTGAATTACAACTCTGATGCCCCACCTAAGTAGGTGCATTAGAGGCAAGAAAGCCTCCTACGGCcaaattctttaaatatttttcctcAACCATTAGATATTGAATGCATATTTTGTCATGCTTCCACTGCAAATGAGTGCGCCTCTGGCTCTATCAGACCTTTAGGTGTCTTAGACGAAGTtcacaaaaatttcttttgaacTCTACAAAGGAGCTGAAAGTTTTATGCCATTTTCTCCAGATCTTATATACTTTATTTGGATTAACCGTCACTATAGCTGGAAAGGAATTCTGGAATTTGTAATTGTTATCCTTTTATTCAATTGGCTCGAGTTTTAAACCATGCTGCAGGTCCCCCCGCGCTAACGTAATGATGTCTTGATGATTTAAAACACGTGAATGTAAGTTCTCAGTGGCTGCACATTCATTGGTCTGAAAACCATCATTCTGACCAGTACACTTTATTGGTAACATGGGTATTATTTTgctatttcataatttttatttattggtaTAGAACCCGTTTATTTACTTCTCACACGCACGCAcaaattttatttgctttttcaGAATCAGCCATGTCAGCATCTCAATCATCAtctgttgttaatgattttcGCATGGAATCTCCAACttgttggtgtggtttgaaaACACAACTAAAGACATCTCACACGTCAAAAAATCCCGGAAGGAGATTTTTCGCTTGCCCAAACTATAAAACGGTAAAGCCAAATTTGATGTTGTGGTTTGTTTTGTTGTGTACTTCCAATGGTTTGCTGCTTGAGGTGTATTAAGACAGTACTAATTGGGAATTAATACTGTGTAGGGAGATGCAAGGTGTGAATTTTTTGTATGGGCCGATATACTTCATTTGCTAGATGAAAATTTTCGTGCCCGTGAGAATAAGGCGACAAGTTTTTTGTTGAATGATGTATTGCAGCGCGAGTATGCTGTTCGGAAACGGGAAGATAAAGTGAGAGAGATGGCAAAGAATCTGAAAAAGCAAAAGCGAAAACTTCTGATTTTGTACTGGATTCTGACATTTGTAATAGTGTTTATTTGGTTTGCATAAATTATATGTAAAGTACTGTGTATGATAGAATGTGTGTTTTGCATGCTCCTTTTGAAGTGCACATGGTTGGTGGACCAAGACCATGTATTTAAATTGTATGGTGTTAAGACATTAACTGTGTAAAGAACTTTAGTGCAATTATCTTGTCCTTGTAGACTCGGTCCAGGTGTTATTTAGTGACATTGCTCAAAAGATGCAAGATATTTTATAACATTCAGTTCTTATGCAATTCACGTATTGGTGTTGGCTATAACTGATCCTAGTCTGAGTTGAAGGGCAAGGTGGATTTTTGAATGATTATTGCTTAGCTACGTGTTTCGACGTTCAATGGCAAAACTTACCCATTATTTTGGTAGTTCTAACATCCTGATGGCACTTCAATATTTACCTCATCATTAGGTGAGATCCGATCCCACTTTCACAAAAAGATATCATTaaatagaatgaagaaaatttacatGCAGATTCACCTTTAAATCTATAAGTCATTCAACATATTACCCCGTACACTCTCAGCTATTAAGTGTGGCTCCATTTTCAAGTGCCATACAAGAAAGCTTTGCATACATATCCATTGGACTGTACAATAAATTCCCCTCATCATCTCTTAAAATGAAAGATATACAAATGAAGAACACCAGGCACATCGCACTTGATGGACATTATATCAAGCATTCAAAATATTTAGGGTAACAATTTTTAAATCTTCAGTTCAGTGCAGCTCCTGGACAACTTCTGGATAACTATCAACCATGAAGCAAGCCCACGTTCCTCTGCAATCCAACTTCTCACATATTCGTTGGCTACAAAAATAGGAATAAATTAGTGGTATTCTTGGTTAAATGTAGCATAAAAAATTACGGCTACATCGCAGCTGTAATTACGTAGAAGCTAAATctctaaaaatcaataaatgcTCACAATTGCATTATGTTTATATTCAGCTTTCAATAGAAATAGAATACCACCCTTTTTATTGTTCCTGAAATAAAAAGGGTACTTTATTTGTGTTATAACTTCTTAACAATACTGCTAGAAGTATTGTGACAAGTAGGGTGAAGCCATTAAACTAACATCATAAGTATGCAGCAGTTCAATAGAATCAGCAGCATCAAAACTAACATACAATCTGGGCATTTGTCAAATAGGTAGATGGATGGACCCAAGAATTTGACATCCAAGATATACAAAGAATTTAGGTCAAGCCATGAAATTCTAAAATGCATACACCATACATACTTTCTCCATCTAAGCTTCTCCCATTCGAAGGCATATATCTCAAAATTCCAGGTCAAGCCATTTCTTACATTGCTAACAATAAGggataattaaaattttcatatatgaGAAGAACTACCTGGGGGTACAAAATTGCAGTATTGTGCAATCAGCATGGCAGTATTCTGCTTGTCACCAGTTAACCTCCTTTGTGTTATTCCTTCTTTCCTTAGCCTTTCTCACTGTTTAACCAACACCATCCTGAAACCATAAATAAACCTCATCAGCATTTAAATAAGGTTGACATTTAACAGATGAACATAAGTATCATAAGTTGTTTTCCTTGAAACTTGTTTGCGGTGGAGCATCAGCAGAAAAGCCCGACTACCACACCTATTTGTTTAGATTAGGAAAATGACACCACTCCTCAAAGTGTAACTACTACTATACAAATGTAAATCAATCTTGGAGTGCCCAAATATAGATTTAAAACAAGTAGACGGGCTTCTATTGCAGTAACTCCAATATTTTGACAAATCCTATTCTAACCTTTGGCATACCTCATATTTTCTTGTCTTAAATTCTCAAGTGCCATATGTGCTAGTTTTGGACTGAGTCAGGGTTGTGACAACTCCCAGCAACATCAATAAAACCATCTTGTGATCTTTCAGCAGTTCCTAAAAACCTCCGGTAGCTGTTATATGCCATTTTCCCACATGCAAATATTGTTGATAGAAACCCAACAATACATTTACCTTATGCAGATACCAAAACAAACACATTGTTTTGCTTAATGGCACTCTCAGTTGTCCAAAGGCCAATTATTTTGACAAAACCTCCTCCCTCATCTACACCAACACCCATTTCACAAAAATAGGAGACTCTCACAAAAATCATTATGAACAAACTGCAGGAGATTGACCAACCCATCaagtattatatttaaaattgttaaatataataaagatataaatgaagaaaatttaattagagACTCGTTACTACCACCCAGGTCAATAAATGAAGTTGGTTAAGGTTGACATCCCGGGCTCTCTTGGGGCTGACTTTCATCTATTTGGAGTTTCCTGCAAGTCTAATTACAGGGGAAAATGTTCATATATTAGCATTAGAACTACTAAATATCAAGTAGGCAACGTGTTTCGACATGCATACCTGTTTTTTCCTCTTTGTTGCCATCTTCTCCACGGGTGGAACCTTTCTCTTATTTGGAGGTCTCCCTTTCCCTCGAACAACGTTCAGGCTTAAAATCTTTTTACCCTTATCCAATACCACCGTTGGGTTGGCCTGAGTTGATTGGAATGTCGAGTCACACGTTGAACCTTCACATGTTTTATCAAACTCGTCAACATAGTGCAGAAATGCATGGACTTTGTCATTGTTTGAGGATATTTTTGCTGCTAATTTCGAACATCTTTGGATCATAAGCTCGTAATTACGCGTGTTTGATCTACCCCTGAGGTCATCATAACTACTTCTGATTAATGTGTAATGCCTCTTTAAGTCCTTTCTCCATCGATCTAGGAAATATACATCTGGCAGCACATTAATATTTCTCAACTGACAAACTCTAAGTGCATGCCTACATATAATCCCCCTCATCTCAAACAATCCACAAGTGCATTTTACCTCACACTCATCTTCGTTATAGTAAACTGAGTAATGAACTCTTTTGCTTTGCTCATCAAACGAAATTTCATCCAACACATCAAATGTTAAAATGCACCCTTGTGTGCTTACCAACCAACAATTACAACACATTAGGCCCATCAACTCTCTTTGGACCTCTTTAAACTTGGCATTCGTGTAGACTTTTTGAAACTGCTTCTCAATGTTGAAAGGGGAGACACAGGGGATAGTTTGGTTGCTAGAATTGAAATCAGCCGTTGTCTCGACCTCCACTTTCTTTCTAAGAGCATTATCGAATTGGTCGACAAATTCCTTCAATGTCGTCCCAGCATGGACATACCCGTCAAAAAATGCGTTCATACTTTCGGACCTCTGCGTTGTGCTCATACCAGCCCAAAATACACTCTTGAGGAAAACTGGAACCCAAAAGGACCTTTCCTCATATAAGGACTGAAGCCAATGGTTGCCTTGCAGATCATATTTTACAAGTAGTTGACCCCAGCTCTCCTCAAATTCTGTGGTGGTCTGTGAATCATATAATGTAGACTGAATGTCATTCTTCAACCCCAGGTTGAATTTGGCGTGCGATCCTAACTTCTCTGGAAGTTTGCGCATTATATGCCATAAACAATATCTATGGCGAGTATCAGGGAATACAGTAGCAATCGCATTCTTCATCGCTCGATCTTGGTCGGTTATGATAGCTTTCGGCGCCCTACCCTTCATGCAATCCAACCACATTCGAAATAACCAAACAAAACTATGTGTGTCCTCGCTTGATAGCAATCCCGCCCCAAATAGTATGGACTGGCCATGATGGTTAACACCAACGAATGGAGCAAACGGCATACCATACCTATTTGTTAGATACGTTGTATCGAAGGATACAACGTCTCCAAAATACTCATAGGCGGCTCTACTccgtgcatcagcccaaaacacATTCCGTAGTCTTCCATCATCATCCACGTCCATGTAGGAAACGACACCATCATTCTGATCTCTCATTCTTTTGAAATACTCATTAAGTGCCTCGCTACCTCCTTTACCCAACCTTAAATATCTAGCTTTGTCTATGAAATTCCTACAATCTTGCTCTTGAAAAGCCAAATTATCATAACCCCCAGCGTCAACAACAAGCGaataaaaattcttattcaTTCGTATACCGGCTCTATCGTTCAGCTCAAGGATTCTTTGACTGTATTCATCTAGATGTTTGTGCGATCGCAATAGTCTACTTTTCTTGGGGCTCACAGTAATATGGTTGTGAGAATTTTCAACAGTGGTGAAAACCCATTTCTCATTGTTATTCAACGTTGCATTTACCTTCGCTTTACAACCCGTTTTAGTTGTTGCCCGTGGTTTCGACATATTAGTGTTTGGCTTAGGATAGTACTTTCCGCCACGGGcacaaccaatagtcacatacaCAGGCCTCCCCTCATCATCTCTTTTAGTCCTCTGTATCCTTACCCCAAATCCCTCTTGCTTGGCATACTGCTTATAGTAGGCAATAAGCTCTTTTTCACTACCAAACTCCATACCGGATCTTGGTGGTTCAACTTGTACCTCATCATCCGGGACAACAGTGGTACCCTCTAAATCTTCATTTATGTCGAAGAACATTTCTATCAATGAAAACATAATGATGAATTAGCATCAATGAAATACTAAGAGAAATAAATACATAGCATCGAATAGTGTAATACCATCAGCATCATGACAACTTCCAACATTTGCTTCATTTTCAGATTCTACACTCTTTGGTGTCATCGACGCAGGAGGCGTTTCTTGCCTCAAGTCTTCCCAATTACTCGACGATTGGTATTGAGTATAAGGTGGCATCTACAATTCAATAGCAGCACAACATAGGAAAATTTTGAATCACTATAAACACATGAATTAACATGTAAATTTTTGAATTTAGGGTAACAAACTCAAATATACCCCGAATGAATCTTCAACTCTAATGAAATCCTCCAAACTACTCGGCGGAGGGTTGTTCATATCGTGAGGATGCTGCCATTATGCAATTACTTAAATGAATGAGCACGTCAAACACACTTTAATAGAAGTCAAAACATCAACCTGGCTACTCACATGGTCGACATTTGGATTTCCAAATACATTCTGATGCATGTAAAAGGCTTGTGAAGTCGAGGTCGAAGGTCTGCGTGCCATTCTATCTTCCTCTTCCCCCATCACACTAAATTTAAGTCAGTCTTCCGAGGCTTTAAAGGCGAAGCagaaaagaagttttattcccATTAAAGTCTGACAATAGAATCTTGACACTTAATAAACTGTTTCACATTATTGtcacatttgatttttttataagatagttATTAAAGCAACCTATAAATTCCTGCAAATATCCAACACTGTTTATTTGGATGTTATTCACATTTTCTAAGGTTATCCATCTGACctatcaaaaagaaagaaataatttcacaatttcTAAATTAGGTTTTTCAGTTCAATAGAAGAAATCAAAGATTGAGCTTGTGCCTCACAACATGCACACAGAAAGGGCAAGTTAAAGAGGATAAAGCCCTTTCAGTGGACTTGAAGACAACAAGAAAAACAGCAATTGGGAGATggcaaaaaattatgaaaaaagatttcaaaaagCAAGTGGCCTGGAATGACAAAGTTACTCACCCAATAAACCAAAAATTGAAAGCACATATATTCCATTCTTCTTCCAAAGAAAATCAGGAAATAAGGCTCTTTCAAGTAGTGTAGAAAATGGCTTCATCactcaatatataaattaattgaaaGTATTTAGGGAACAATTGCACTTTGCATCAGAATGTCCAAATAGAACTTACCTATCAAGAAAAGGATTTATAAGAGTTCTAAAGAACCGAAAGCTCTATTGTACCCGTGGCAGTTTTGTTGGTCTTTGTTTTAGTAGAATGACTCAATGCAATAAGTAATAAATTACCAAGATCCATGTAGACAGTCGTATTCATAACCATATAGATGCCTAAACAGCATTTGTAGAATTGCTAGAATTATGTAGAATCTATTAGAGACTACAAATGAAACTAAGAGTGGGAATCAGCTCTGTGTaaacaaaacatttttcttaGCAATAAGTGATATTCGCATTccctaatttattatatatagactagAATGGGTCAATTATGAGACTTGAACGAAAAATCATGAACAAAAATATCAGATGCATCAGTTTCATGCTCCAACATGAACTCAAGAATCTGGATATAATGCTGATCAAAAGAAGTGTAAGTAATCCTTTCCCTACGGAAGAGCTTAAAGCAAACAGTGGTGGAAATATAACATGTATTGGGAGTCTTCATTAGCTTTCTCTAAAATTCAAACTAGACCAGACACTAATTTTATCACATTCAAGTTTATATCTTGCCCGCTATAAAACAGTTAAAACTTCACAGTCTAAGGAACCCGCACCATTTCATAGACTACAAACACACTGATCTGGTCTAGGCACtgcaaatttttttgttttttagttgaAAGGATAATCAATTCCACAAGTATACCACGTTCATCTAGTCCATCAAAATGGTCATATTTAGTGTCCATTCTTTTCGGGATTTACATGCTCTGTAAGTAGAGGAAACTGAACATCATGCAGcatgaagatgaaaataaagGCTTCTTTTCGGGATTTACATGCTCTGTAAGTAGAGGAAACTGAACATCATGCAGcatgaagatgaaaataaagGCTATAACTATTACTTATGCCCAACATGGATAAGGTTCAAGCTTAGCCCACCACTTCGCTTAAACtccaataaaatttttgaagataaagtaagaacagcttacccatttttttatctaatgatgcatgcattttCCTTACAATGCAAAAACTCTGCACTATCAGAAGACCCAGCTAGCAGTACTAACCTTGTAAAAGGCACAACACACGATTAAGAATGTATGAAAAACATGCAAAAAATTGATTCGAAATACAAATAATCATCTTCAATCAAACAATGTATGAATGACATGCTTGAAAACAGAGGTCCAAACCAGAGGTCAAACACCATGcaaaaactgattttttttttccatgccctaatccaaaatattcatctgaaaaaacCCAAAACTCACCTCTCCCAGTACACAAAATGAACGTAACCATATGGAAGTTCACTGGTCTGAAAATGTTTTACCTCCGTATGATCAACGACGGCGGCGAGGGACGAGGGTCTTCGCACTCCAACTGTTTGCTCCTTTCAATGATTTCCACGCAGTGGCTCCTCTTTCGTGTATGAAGTAGCGTCGCTCGGTGTCGCTGGGGAGAGAGACGGCGTCGCCGGTGGCGCTGGGCGGAGGAAGGTGACGCGGGGCCGAGGGAGGAGGGGTTTCGCGGGAGGAATTCGAAATTTTCTGTTTCGTTTCAGCCAACCGAAATATCACGTTTTTACCTTTCTAAAACgcacgtttaaaaaaaaaaaaaaaaataaaaagatttaaaatgaCGCCACGTACGGTGTGCAGCGTGTGCAGCTGCACAGTGGCGGATGCGTAGTCTTACTCTATTTTTTAACCATTCGCGAAAGCCTAGAGGCCCCAGACCCCAAATTCAAAAGACTAGAAATCCTGTCTACAAGGTTGGCCTCTATGAGGGAGTGAGCTACTCTCTCTCAGGCTTCCTTTCACTGGCACGAACACCCTCGTCGATCACAGAAATCAAGTAAGTAACTCCTCTTTCTTGAAATTCTAAGAATACCCATGACCTCTTCTCCATCGCATTCAATCCCTTAGTTTCTTTCTCCATTTTTCGTGGTCTACCTGTCTCTGAATCCGCTACCCAAGTTCATAGGTAAATTGTGAATTTATGGCATTAAAGGCATGAATTTCAATGGGTTTCGCTTATTCGGGCTGCTGGGAGGTGTTGTATGATTAGGTGGTTTTTTCTCATCTGTACtgatattgcataatgttagttGGCAATTGATTACACCGTGTCAAATGTgctataatttcattttttttttaatttctttgactTCTAGTTTCATGTGGTATTTGATGTCTTAGTTTACGAAGATTGAATAATTAACTGTAATACGTGTTTGACTTTtgaagtttacttttatatattgttGGGCGTGCTCAATAGATGCTTGATAATTTGCCTAAGAAATTAGCACTGATCTGTACggtggaaaagaaaagaataaaaagaaagtcATTTATTGCTCTGGTCGGTTTCtctgaagaaaagaaaataccaaTCATTCTTTATACGCTTTACTTGGTTTACTACGAAAGTTTACACATAGGcgtatttcctttttcttgtttagttcttttctttgtttgtttgttttttgttccAATCAAGAATCAAAGGCAACGTCAGAAATTGCAATATTTACTCTCGCATGTTCTGTTGGTAATGACTGGAATGCTTCTTCTTCAGTTTTGATTTTGCATGACCTGGCTTGTTTTTCAAGATTATATGAGATTGCTGCATGGGTTTGAAAGATAGGCAAATCATGTTGTGTGGCAGTGGATCCTGATGAGCGGGCCGGCACTGTGGAGAGTTCTGTTGGAGCAGAGTTGTTCTATGAAAGAGAGATGATTCTAGAGCCATTTGAAGGTATGGAATTTGAATCCGAAGATGCTGCCAAAATATTCTATGATGACTATGCACGTCGGGTAGGATTTGTCATGCGCGTGATGTCTTGTCGTCGCTCTGAAAGAGATGGGAAAATTCTTGCCCGCCGGCTTGGATGTAATAAGGAGGGCCATTGTGTTAGCATCCGTGGTAAGTTTGGGCCAGTTAGAAAGCCAAGGCCAAGCACAAGGGAAGGTTGCAAGGCAATGATTCATGTAAAGTATGATAAGTCTGGAAAATGGGTGATAACTAAATTTGTAAAGGACCATAATCATCCACTTGTTGTGTCCCCACGTGAAGCTCGTCAAACGATGGTCAGTTTTCTTATCTCTTATGTAATTAAGTGCTGCAGTATTTTTCTCATTATTTCACTCCATTACCTGTTCAGGAGTTTGTATCTTGTCCTGTTGAGTTTGTTTACTTATCCACATGCATAATAGTgagaatttgtattttattcttCTAATGATTTAGATCATATTCTTTATCTGGCTTATACAATTGATAGTCACATAATATGCATATATTCTTTACTGATTTTTGGGAAGAATTGCGAGCATTAAAATTGGGCAtcggagagagaaagaggtcTTACATGCAAGaggctatttattatattaattgaaaaatacaCTAAATAAAGTGAGGATCAATTTACCATGAcgtgaattgtttttttttttttttttttttaaccagtaaataagattttattgaccataagaataggcaaaagcccaagtacacggtcATAGTTCGGATACCAAATTTACACAATTTTCTCTATCATGACATCCCAAATAGacttagggcttgtttggg
This genomic interval from Carya illinoinensis cultivar Pawnee chromosome 2, C.illinoinensisPawnee_v1, whole genome shotgun sequence contains the following:
- the LOC122300170 gene encoding protein FAR1-RELATED SEQUENCE 5-like isoform X1 — protein: MDPDERAGTVESSVGAELFYEREMILEPFEGMEFESEDAAKIFYDDYARRVGFVMRVMSCRRSERDGKILARRLGCNKEGHCVSIRGKFGPVRKPRPSTREGCKAMIHVKYDKSGKWVITKFVKDHNHPLVVSPREARQTMDEKDKRIQELTAELRNKKRLCATYQEQLNAFMKIVEEHSQQLSKKVQNVVENLKEFESIEQELLHHR
- the LOC122300170 gene encoding protein FAR1-RELATED SEQUENCE 5-like isoform X2 — encoded protein: MILEPFEGMEFESEDAAKIFYDDYARRVGFVMRVMSCRRSERDGKILARRLGCNKEGHCVSIRGKFGPVRKPRPSTREGCKAMIHVKYDKSGKWVITKFVKDHNHPLVVSPREARQTMDEKDKRIQELTAELRNKKRLCATYQEQLNAFMKIVEEHSQQLSKKVQNVVENLKEFESIEQELLHHR
- the LOC122294440 gene encoding uncharacterized protein LOC122294440; the protein is MESAMSASQSSSVVNDFRMESPTCWCGLKTQLKTSHTSKNPGRRFFACPNYKTGDARCEFFVWADILHLLDENFRARENKATSFLLNDVLQREYAVRKREDKVREMAKNLKKQKRKLLILYWILTFVIVFIWFA